In Phoenix dactylifera cultivar Barhee BC4 chromosome 1, palm_55x_up_171113_PBpolish2nd_filt_p, whole genome shotgun sequence, the genomic stretch GCtgcgatctctctctctctctcttcgttgAGCTCCAAGAAAAGTCCTCAGCAGTAGTTCCGGATGACAGGTgatgatagagagagagagagagagagcattttTTATCATTCTAACGAACCGTGCTGGGGGTGCAAATATTCCTCGAAATGCCGACCAAGTCCATAGAAAGGTGACCTCATACAGCAATCATAGTTTGGTCGTCGTAGATTccgtataaatatatatatatatatatatatttttaaaattttttttactgCAACGGATAAATACATCtaaaaagccaaaaaaataaCTATGTCTCGAACTCGAAGTGCTCTAGACAACTCTCTTTTACTGACCCACATAGCTCCTAGAGTAGTTAGCTACATACAAGGTCATCCAATCCGCAGCGATCCACTACCATAACTCGAATATCCCTGAGCAAGAAGTGGCACCCACCTACACTACCGGTGCCCTTTTAGATCTAGCCAATCATCGTAGCTAAGTCATTCTCGATCAAGACTGCACTGGCCCGCAGAACATGCCGGGCTTGATATATACCAGCCCAAGCCGCCCTTAGCTCCATCCTCGGAACAGAGATATCAAAGATCTGGCATCTACTAATAACAACAACCCTAAAGTCCGAGCCTCTAATGACGAAACTCGCACCACCCCTCCTACCACCATCTAGCACGCATCCgtcgaaattgaccttgagaaaacttGAAGTTAGAGGCTcctagataaaaaaaaaacatcatccGTGTTGTGGTATATATATCTTCAAACTATACAATTGGACCCGTCTATGGCATCAATACATTTTCTTGTTATCATTTTAacaacaccaaaaaaaaaaaagaaggtataaagacttgcaattgattaTTGATACGAGTTTTTCGAGAGATAACCTTGATTCTCATCAACTAGCGATGAGCTTGAGTTAGGCTTGATTTGACTATAATTAATCCAAGCTTGAATATGATCTATAGGCTCAAATTTAGCTGCAAACGtagttttttctcctttttggcTTTTTTTTGACAAAAGCACCCAACCTGATCACATGCAATTAGTAAAGTTTAAAATTGGCACGTGCGCGCGCGCATGTATGAGTTTTTACAGAAACTACTTATAATGAATACTGATGGAGGAGATGGAAATGAGTTCATAACCCATTCCAATAGATGGTCATGGTTTTTGAACAACCGAGTAGCTATCGATTTGGAAATTTTTAAGAGTGGTTTTTGTTTGAAAAAGAGAAGGTGGAAAAGAGATGCAATTACAAacaccatatatcaataatgttATTACAAAGTTCTGATTTCACTGTaacattattgatatatggtgtTTCTTCTTTGTCATCTCGTATCTACTTTAGTTCATCTTTCCTTCTCAATTCTAAcgcattctctctctccccctccccatTTTGTACAGAGGTTATATTACTCTACAGCCCAAAGAGGCATATATCAAAAAATCATGAAGCAGAAGTTCATCTCACTAGCACTCCATGATCGGAAATAAAATTCATAGCCTAATTAGCTAACCAAACTCCAACGCATTCCATCCATACCACACTACCATATGGTCTCACTCTGCACTACTGGAccttgtgcttattttcttatGCATTCTTATGATtgttgttatttttattttcaatttgAGATTTGTCTCCCCTAATATAGTATAGTAtggtataatataatgtaatataatataatatgatgccACTcatcaaagaaataaaatatagtTCAAACTCAACcatctttttctaaaaaataataaatcttgTTTAAGATCTAGACCAGATCCCCAGGTCCGAAGATCATATCATACCGAGCCTAGCTAGGCTAAAACCAGTGCGAGTCACTAGTTGacctgacccatttgcaaccttatTCACCAGCCATCCAATGAAGCCCAAAACACAATTTACGACTAGAAACTCCTTGTGTCCCTttctaattttcaagaagaattgaaTTAAACATGAGGTCAGAGAGAGAAAACCACATGGAAGTTGGCATAGGTCAAAATAAATTCCCTCCATTTTTTTTAGTTCCTTTCCTCGTACATCACATGAAACTACTCCTCACTTCCATCAAAAGATTCAAAACCCATCTTACTCTTCTTGTCTCTCGCATCCATAGAGACTAGTTGCTAGTTTTGTTGAAGTTCCAAGCCGGCGAGCTGCTCTATGTTCATGGGGTACGCCACATCAGTGCCGCCACTGAAGGCTTTCTTTGCCAATATGACGTTCACAGCTGCCGTTGGGTGGAAGGCATCCCAAAACACATACTTATTTCTATCAGAGCATGGAGTCTGGAAAGGAAGGCAGGTGATCTGCCCACTGTTGCGTCCAATGCCGCAGCACCCACGGTCAATCACGCTAAATCctacaaaattaagaaaaattatatatatataaattaatttaCAGCTATATAAGTATAACAATCCAGAATCTCACTCAAAAAgactagctggaaggtattatttgggttactTGATCCTGTTTTCTGttttctgtataagtatccaagatctacgaaGCAAATAACTAAATTTAAAGTTCTAATCTACTATCTTGAATTTACCCCTCGCTTTCACTTCTTTAGCTgcatcttttcttctttatatTTGCTGCCATTTGGAGGAGTTTTGTTGTTTCATTATCTCCAATGGAATGTGAGTGAGGCTTTCCCCGACTCTTTCTCTcactcttttctttgtttttttctaaaaaaatcttCTAATCATTACATACAGCATTTTAGTTATGGTTGcccattttaaaataaaatcatgtACATATATATTAGATTACTAAAATATTTTCAGCCTATTTTGAAGGAAGAATGAAAGCTTGGGCTATCTCATTAGGGAAGGATttaaggaaaactaaaagagcAGACAATCAACAGAAGCCAGTGACACTCAAATGGAAGCAGTTACCATAAGATGTGGGATGGATGAGAATATCCCTGATCATCCCGAAGTTATCAATGTATATGAACTTGGCACCAGGGAGATTTGCATTGAGGTTGTCAACCATTGACTTGACCTTGTTGTTGAAGGGAATCAGAAGATTATCAACTTCAGGCGAGCAATGACTCGAAGGATTTTGTGCAAGGATGCTTGGAATACAGGCCATGGATCCTACTCCAGCGATCACAAACCTCCGAGCTCCAACGTTGTATAAGCTCTACATGAAAACAAAACATTAttattagttttttatttttttgagaagatGGGTTTTCCAATAGATTCATTTCATGAGGTCACTAAATGATTACAAGCTGAACTAAAGTAGAACTGGGCAAACCAGAAAACACAACATGTTTAGTATATTAAAATTATCGACGTTTTCGCTGTGCAGTGAAGCTTCCCTTAAATCAGACTCTTCCTCTCTTGTTAATCTTCTTCAGAGAAGGCATGGTGCAATAACTAACGCCATTAAGAAATTGAAAGGTTGATGCTAAGACTGAAATTAACTATACATTAATTCAAGCAGTCAATTCAAAGCTCTCTCTTTATTGGCCGCATTTTGGCATGGTACTCATGAATCAAGAACATGAGCTTGGAGCCTCATGAATCAAAGTTGGGCGATCAATAAATTGAGTCCTTGTACTTACTGTCCTTAAAAGATTTCCAGGTTGGCAAGCCATTTCATGGCTACTAATCCAACGTAAAACAATGGCCGGTGTGAGAAACCAACTTACAGCGAGCTGGCGGGAGTACTGCCGGACCAGAAGCTCAGCAAACTGCTCGGCATTGTACACGTTCCGTGTATTATAGTTTGGCATCAGATAGTTGTTTAGGTAGTCATTGCTCCCCATTCCCACAAAGAAGATGCAGCGAGCTATGGCTTTGGCAACATGATCAGCGCCTAAGTTGCCGGTGATCCGATCGAGCGTCGACTCGAAGTTCCTGATCTGCTGATTGAATGGTATCCTCCCCACCTGCATCGCCAAGTTTTTTGATGAACCATCAGAGAGACATCAGTGATGACAAAGTGTCATCTGACATGCAAGAAAGCTACGTAGTTAGATGCATGGTTCTCTCAGGGATCAAGACTAGCTACTGTAGAGGGACTTACAAAGTTTCTTCCGGTGATGTCTAAAATTCCAGCAGCAGCCGAGGCATAGTTAACACCATGAAGGAGGTCTTCACCAGAAGCTTGGGAGTAAGGTGGAATAAGAGGTAGTCCAAGGAGAACGGCTGCAAGAGAAGATATAGGGTAAGTTAATAATTTGATGGTGTCATATACTATACTGATGGTAGTTTAGAGCTGAGGAACAATTAATACGCAGGTGGGTTTCACCACACATTCATGGCAATGCCAGATGAATTGGCAGATATATAGATTAAAAATAACAGGAGAAATACATGAATATACTGGCGCACACTGAAAACACCATAAGTGCATGGAGTGAATGATGAACAGGGTGGACAATAAATGGAGTCCAGGAAAAGTATTATATGCCTGGAATTGAAGTTGAAAAATTGGTGGATATTAGAGAGTAT encodes the following:
- the LOC103706106 gene encoding GDSL esterase/lipase At1g71691-like; translated protein: MATFSYPMLFIFFFHVLLALSIVSNFSIAQEAVGPVARDGGNGRRELVPAMFVFGDSLIDNGNNNNIPSFAKANYYPYGIDFAGGPTGRFSNGYTIVDEIAVLLGLPLIPPYSQASGEDLLHGVNYASAAAGILDITGRNFVGRIPFNQQIRNFESTLDRITGNLGADHVAKAIARCIFFVGMGSNDYLNNYLMPNYNTRNVYNAEQFAELLVRQYSRQLASLYNVGARRFVIAGVGSMACIPSILAQNPSSHCSPEVDNLLIPFNNKVKSMVDNLNANLPGAKFIYIDNFGMIRDILIHPTSYGFSVIDRGCCGIGRNSGQITCLPFQTPCSDRNKYVFWDAFHPTAAVNVILAKKAFSGGTDVAYPMNIEQLAGLELQQN